The DNA sequence GGTTTATTATTTAATAGCTACACAaaacaatgatatatatttgacataacaaaacaattgaaaaactccatatataaaattcagagaaggaaaaaaaaaaatatatatatatatatatatggatcatAGATCAAAACATCAAGGCTTGTATATATAATGATACAGTCAACAAAATTAATAGattgtggaaaaataaattattgtatgTGGCTTTAATACCAAATGTTGAAGCAAACAACAATTATAATACTATTAAGCCATAGATCGTACACAataaatttcactaaaataaacaaattaatagtAAAACTACTAACCTCCAAAAGTAGCCATTTATAATCTTGATATGCAATATGTAAAGTAGAAAACATGTGATAGAGTGTTTAAAATGGACACACTACTTTCTAACTTTTCTCTTATAGATCAGTGGCGATCTCTCAAAACTCTAAGAAAAATGCATCGTATGTATATTTCCACTTACCTTATTAATAAAGCCGTAGCcttttaaaaattgaagttaCATGCAAGTCATATGACTTATCCATTATTTTGACtcacaccaaaataataatttaataataactataattaAAGAATTATGGATAAGTTAAATCAGCTTTTAGAGAGAGTTGATATTCCAATATAATGGATCAACTGGAGTGTTACAAAAAATATGCATAAAAGGACTCTACTATATGAGTCAGTAAATAAACCAATATCATTAATGACTCAAATAAATCCTGTAAGTGAGTTGTTAATTATGACAAGtccacattatatatatatatatatatctaactgACGAATCCATAGGATGTTTGTATGGTTAACGAAGGTAGAATCAACTCTTTGGATGAAAATTTCTTCCTCCCCCGGTCCTTTCTTTATTGCTAACCAACATGCCCTTTAGATTAGTCTGTTTTCTTTGCAGTGAGAATAAATCTAGAAAAGAAAGGCCCTCTGTTTGGTAATAATATTTGGCTATAGTAGTCATCACCTTGGTAATCATCATTATTAATTGGTTTGTATCTATTTCAACTTCTACTTTTTAAAACTATCATGTAgttaattcatttttaatagCATACTTAGAGCACCCAGAACATGAAATAAACAAAGAGTAGGTTGGAATGCTCTTAgaggatttttaattttttaaagtaaaagaaAACCTTTTAAACTTTTCTTCAACTTTCAATTTGTCTTATATACTTTTTCTAAAGaaattttccctttaaattttgcaTATTATCAATCTACccattttttaaactttttgagTAGGATTTTGGATGAAATTGACAAATCAATAGTAAAATTACTTGTTAATATAAATCAAGTATATTAAAACCATTACTTTTTTATCAACAAGGTGTTGGTTATGTTGGTAATAAACTGTAACCTTAATAACTTGGCCAGAACTTGGAGTTCAAGTTCGAATAGATATTGCTGGGGAGAAGAAAATACAGTTAATACTCTAATCTTCGAATATAGATTAGATTTATATTCTATTGGGTATGGAGATATTCTCTCgtcaaagataaaaaataaatcaatacttTTTCAATGAACAAGattgttaaaaataaagaaagaataaaatattctccatattctatttcattttttatcaaatttgttatgaatattttattttattttatttttatcaaatttgttatttcatttataGCTGGTAAGTAGTATTAGATTGTGATTGGAATTATTTTATCACAATCCCATGCTTGATGTGAGTAGGTAAAACGAGTCcaccaaataattttcttataggGGATAACTAATCCCATGTAAAAAGGGTGGGATAAAATTATTCTATTCATGTTCGACTTTTTatgacttttttatttaatctttatttctttacttatttttttccatatttatttttatttttaattcattatttcttttccatttttcctccttctctttcttcttcattttcttttgttatttttttgaaattttttatcctcCTTTTTCGTAAttatcttccttttctttttttcttttttatttttttctttttcctagtaTCATTTCCTTCTTAATCTTTGttcttttctccattttttaatctttgtttattttctgttgcATTAGTTCtagttcaattttctttttcatctcttCTTATCTTTCCATTTGcccttttctattttattttggttttttcagtttttttcctttctttataAGATGTCTAGATTGATAAATCCAATTTTACTAgttaatattaatgattttatatattaataagattaactttttaaaaaaaataataagataaaggacttataattttttatattaaacttatttaatttaaatcatcttgtttcatttaaaaatcaattcaatgataattatatatctaaaattagTCTCGTATAATTGACATCAAACACAGGACTGGATTATTCTTAAGCCATCCAATCTCAATCCCAGTCCTAATTTCAAGTCACTCCAATCTTGTTTTACCAAACGGGGGCATataaacaattaatttgaatattaaccaatcaatttttaaaattcaaacaaaaaaggaaatatttcatttacacctCGAGAGGTTCTggattaatacaaaaatatttctcaaatttctaataatatCACCTACATCTTTTCGAGGattttaaattactttataccattatttaagttaaattactttcaaaatttcctttatttttttaacggttaattaatttgaaaaactttgaagTTTTGTTAATCTatgctttaattatttttttaaactaaatttttttttttagtttgaaaaataaaaaccatgtgGAATTTAAatgagataatttttttttttttaaactaagttataattcatcaaatatattttattaaatgcattaaaatgtattataatttttcaaatatattcaactATAAGGTTTGtgataaatatttcatttaattaatatataagaaatgaaaaacttataacataatttaaataaatattagttaaaaatataaaaaataaaaaaaatttcaaaataattattaaaaataaaaaaatttgaaaagtaattTATCTTAAATAAGAATTTGagagtaattttatatttttttaaggtgtTGTGGATGGTAGTATTAAAGCGACATGTTTTTGTAGTTACTCAGGATTTATTAGAAAtgatgtaaatgaaatattaaagaaaaacagaaaaagtttAAAGGAAAGGGCAGATTGGGAGTTatgcaaaaattttaaagagAAATTGGTGAAAGTAGTAGTTTGAAAAGGGCAAATGGAAAAGGGTAATTGgtaatttgatattttctgACACATGCTTTCCCTCCCTCAAAAACTTCCGTTTCTACCAAAGACTGTCAGACACTCAGAGCTgccctcctctctctctctctttcccatTCTCTCTTCCTCGTTCCTTCTTCTACATCGCTTTATGCTCTGTTCTCGGTTGAGGTTTTCTCCATGGTTGAATTGTCCACTTTCAGGTGCATGAATTCGATTCTTTGAATCCAAATCTTAATTCTTTTGCGTGGGGATGAAATTTAATTGATTACCTTTTCATTTCGTTTTCACCACTTTTCCATATCTCCTTACGACTATGCagcttttaacattttttatttcgCTGCTTTTCTCTTCTTATTCTCTTTAGATTTTTGGTCGTTGTTTTTCgtttttgtaatatattttttttaaattaataatttacgtTACGgtttctgttttgttgattttatcGTAACTGTTTTCTGATACTTCCTGAAAGTATTTCTGTTTGTTATTCTTATCTATGTTTTTATAATCATTATTTGGCATTTCCTTTATCTGCATATAAGCACTTATAATTTTCATTCATAATTTCGAGGGTTATCTGAGACTGGTCTGTATTAGGACGCAGAATCTTTGACATTTAGGTAGTGTTGACCGTGAATGAGTGTtgtatatttctcttttttgggTTTGAGGCATTGATGTGCATTGATTTTCGAAGCATTTCTTATTGAACTTTATATATGAGATTGATTTTCTGCATTTTATAGGTTCCTTAGGAAAATGATTTTGCTGCAGGGGACCCTCCAAACCTTGAGTCAGTTAATAGTTATAACGGGTTAGTCTTTGCTGAAGATAGGGGCTTTGCAATGAGGTTTTGGCTGTTGCATTTGGACTGATTGCTTGTGAGACAGAGGAGCTATCAACAACTCAAAAGtctatttatatatggataaaaCTGGTATCCATCCCGTCAGCGAAGGAAGCTGTTTTGAAAGACCCATGATAACCTTCAAGCGAAGAAACAAATCGAACCCAAACGACGTTGCCGAAGTAGAAGAGATTATAAGCAGCAGAGAATCGAAAAACCACAGGACAAATTCTGTAAATGAAGGAGATAGACTCAGTGCCTTGAATGACAATGTCCTCCTTCATCTCCTCTCCTTCTTGCCCACCCTAGACGCCATCAGAACATGCGTTTTGTCAAAAAGATGGAGTTACCTGTGGACTTTTGTCCCGGCCCTTAGTTACAACCTGGAGCGCACAAGTTGTTGTAAAAATGTTGATGAATTTGTTTCCTTCGTGGAGAAGACCATAATTCTTAATAAGTCTTCCAAGATGTTCAAATTTTTACTTAATTTCCAGCAGCATTTTGGGGAGTGTTATATGGTCCATCTTGACTCTAAAGTTCTGGATATCTGGACTCGCTTTGCGACCAAGGCAAATGTAGAGGAGCTCTGTCTTGCATTatatgaagatgattttggccTACGATGCACTATGGATTATAATCTGCACATGAATTACTCACTGCCCAAGCATATTTTTGGCTGTTCATCTTTGACCAAGTTGTATCTGTCACACTGTAATATTGTGCCTCATGGAGTTATTACCTGGACATTACTCAAGAGTTTATCTATTAAGAATACCAAAGTAAGTGATGATGTGATGCAGAAAGTATTGTCCGGGAGTCCAGCACTTGAAGTTCTGGAGATACGTCGTTGTGCTGGGATTAATCGTCTGGATATTACTTCTGCCAGTGTGAGAAAATTGGTGATAGAAGACTATTGGATATGGAATAAGGACGATATTAGCTTTATATATCCTAGCTCGGAAATATTGGAAATCTTGGCTCCCAATATAAAGGTATTGGAACTTTTAGGTCATTTTGGGACAAAATGTCAACTGGTTGATGTCTCATCTCTAGTTAGTGCTCATATTGGTTTTGAGTTGAATAAGCGACTGGTGGCCGTTCCTGATTCTACTAGAGCAGCCAAGTActacaaagaaagtcaaaacaTGCTGAGAGAACTCTTAAGTAGTGTTCGGTTTGTCAAGGAACTCACATTGGGTGCTTGGTGCTTTCAGGTTCGTGGTTAATACCTGCATTTTGTTTATTGTTTCTATATTTTCTTTGCAGCTTGCTACTCTTTTCCATTCTATTCGAAGTTTGCTACTTTTGTAATCTGTTTCAAATATATAGttcttatttgattttattaaaaaaaagaaaaaaagaaaaaaaggaaacccACTTTGATGAAACAGAAGCGAATACCatgcataaaaacaaaattacgatgtatatattcttaaagttttaaaactTAATGAAACCGGTGTTAAAGTTGTTTTctactttaattttgttttatttagtaAAAGTCAACCTCCAAAAGTATGTCAAATATTTCTTATCGCACTTGAAATTGCTAttgcaaaatatttataatagaaACGGACACAGTAAGTACTGGGCATTCTACAGAAGCGTAATCGTTGGTGGTGATTATATAGTTGATAAGACAGTGTAGGTAAGTTGTAGAATTTTGATGGAACTTAATATTGCATTTGTAGCATTACTCttttataatttgtcaatttatcCTTCTTGTGTTTAATTTGCTTCTTAAATTTCATGTCTTGTGAAGATTATAACCAAGTTGCTTGAAGTGAAATATTTGCATTCTCCACTACCAGAGTGCGAAAGTTTAATGCTGAAAGCGAGAATAAGAGAGTGGGAGCTACAGGGCATGGCAAAGCTGCTAAGAAATTTTCCTCCTCTGGTCAAATTAACCATAGATGCTGCAACTTGTAAGGTACGTTTCCTAATTTTCTTACAACTACTTCCCATATCACTGCCTATCCTTTCCATTTCATTTTAGTTCGCTAATGAGCCAGGAACAGTTGCTTCAAGTACTTTGATACATTATTGTCTTGTTTATAAAATTGATCCAATTAGTACTTTGATCCATTTTGCTTTGAGGAACCTAATCTGATTATAGGTGCTCTGAGTTGTCTTTTTATGTGTCAGCGTACTCAAGATTTGTTGGACCATTTTGGAGCTGAGGTAAAGATCTCCTGGGCATCCATAGGAAAGACTTTCAATTCTCTGCTCTTGCATGATCTCAAGACTGTTAAGATTGTTGGTTCTTGTCTGTGCAATGAGAAGCAATCGATAGCGCTTGCTGAGTTCTTGCTTAAGAATGCAAACGTACTGGAGACGATGGTTTTTACCGTATCAAAAAAAGATTGTTTCCTGAAATATGAAGAGTTTGGTTATCCTAGATGTGTTCCTGCACGTTATACTACCGAAGATGTGCTAACAATTGCTGGAAAGTTGCTAAGCTTCCCGAGATCCTCGCCTCATGCAAATATCAGCTTCTCATGGTCTATGCTTTGATAGAAGAGACAATATTGC is a window from the Ziziphus jujuba cultivar Dongzao chromosome 11, ASM3175591v1 genome containing:
- the LOC107415276 gene encoding F-box/LRR-repeat protein At5g02910; amino-acid sequence: MDKTGIHPVSEGSCFERPMITFKRRNKSNPNDVAEVEEIISSRESKNHRTNSVNEGDRLSALNDNVLLHLLSFLPTLDAIRTCVLSKRWSYLWTFVPALSYNLERTSCCKNVDEFVSFVEKTIILNKSSKMFKFLLNFQQHFGECYMVHLDSKVLDIWTRFATKANVEELCLALYEDDFGLRCTMDYNLHMNYSLPKHIFGCSSLTKLYLSHCNIVPHGVITWTLLKSLSIKNTKVSDDVMQKVLSGSPALEVLEIRRCAGINRLDITSASVRKLVIEDYWIWNKDDISFIYPSSEILEILAPNIKVLELLGHFGTKCQLVDVSSLVSAHIGFELNKRLVAVPDSTRAAKYYKESQNMLRELLSSVRFVKELTLGAWCFQIITKLLEVKYLHSPLPECESLMLKARIREWELQGMAKLLRNFPPLVKLTIDAATCKRTQDLLDHFGAEVKISWASIGKTFNSLLLHDLKTVKIVGSCLCNEKQSIALAEFLLKNANVLETMVFTVSKKDCFLKYEEFGYPRCVPARYTTEDVLTIAGKLLSFPRSSPHANISFSWSML